The following proteins are encoded in a genomic region of Trichoplusia ni isolate ovarian cell line Hi5 chromosome 18, tn1, whole genome shotgun sequence:
- the LOC113503198 gene encoding ubiquitin carboxyl-terminal hydrolase 32-like: protein MSGGHYVAYARNPSGAWLCYNDSSCRELPGRSPPIDPASAYLLFYERQGLDYERYLPDITGKEPVVKDAEVLDPDDNDLKKMCSIM, encoded by the exons ATGAGCGGCGGTCACTACGTGGCCTACGCGCGCAACCCGTCGGGCGCGTGGCTGTGCTACAACGACAGTTCCTGCCGCGAGCTGCCAGGCCGCAGCCCGCCCATCGACCCCGCCAGCGCCTACCTGCTGTTCTACGAGCGACAGGGACTCGACTACGAGAG GTATCTACCCGATATAACTGGGAAAGAACCGGTAGTGAAAGATGCAGAAGTCCTGGACCCTGACGACAACGACCTCAAGAAGATGTGCTCCATCATGTAG